In Bacillota bacterium, a single window of DNA contains:
- a CDS encoding YlbF family regulator has translation MTAMSVIAKAYELAKALKESPEYAAYIRAREEIGNHEAARIMLKDLERKRKEIGKAALAGEKVDEARLEDLKRTYEIVGFNPYIKELFAAEARLGELVAQVQKIIGEAIGDESLGDLSGEDLPGKESPGDTAGDRAADTSKGAAGETARQDSPEGGSSLDKR, from the coding sequence GTGACAGCTATGTCGGTGATTGCCAAGGCTTATGAACTTGCGAAGGCTTTGAAGGAGTCTCCCGAGTATGCGGCCTACATTAGGGCCAGGGAGGAGATCGGCAACCACGAAGCGGCCAGGATAATGCTTAAGGACCTTGAGAGAAAGCGAAAGGAGATCGGGAAGGCGGCGTTGGCCGGCGAGAAGGTGGATGAGGCCAGGCTGGAGGATCTTAAGCGGACCTATGAGATCGTTGGCTTCAATCCCTACATAAAGGAGCTTTTCGCCGCCGAGGCCAGGCTCGGTGAGCTTGTGGCCCAGGTCCAGAAGATAATCGGGGAGGCTATAGGCGATGAGTCCCTGGGCGACTTATCTGGTGAGGACCTGCCGGGAAAGGAATCACCGGGAGATACAGCGGGAGACAGAGCGGCAGATACATCAAAGGGAGCTGCGGGAGAGACGGCGCGGCAGGATTCACCAGAGGGCGGCAGCTCGCTAGATAAGAGGTAA
- a CDS encoding DUF3006 domain-containing protein: MTLKFKAAIDRFEGGFAVLLVQGQEGRGQGQGDEDEDARDVQIDFPRSLLPRGAKEGDILAFDLEIDRVATQRQRERIRGLLDKLIQKGEE, from the coding sequence ATAACCTTGAAATTTAAGGCGGCTATCGATAGATTTGAGGGCGGCTTCGCTGTCCTACTCGTGCAGGGCCAGGAAGGCCGGGGCCAGGGTCAAGGTGATGAGGATGAGGACGCTAGGGACGTGCAGATCGATTTCCCCAGGAGCCTCCTGCCTAGAGGCGCCAAGGAGGGGGATATATTGGCGTTCGACCTTGAGATTGACAGGGTAGCCACGCAGAGGCAGCGGGAACGGATACGGGGACTCCTTGATAAACTCATTCAAAAGGGTGAGGAATAA
- a CDS encoding DUF3006 domain-containing protein, whose translation MVLPRAETAPASGRVRAILDRVEGDIAILANWDDERERFEMPARLLPPGAREGDVVNVDLTIDTEATRLRREAVEVRIKKLLRRREADYRAGLD comes from the coding sequence ATGGTGTTGCCCAGGGCCGAGACGGCGCCGGCGAGTGGGAGGGTAAGGGCGATTCTCGACCGCGTCGAAGGGGATATCGCTATCCTTGCGAACTGGGATGATGAACGGGAGAGGTTTGAGATGCCGGCCCGGCTCTTGCCGCCGGGCGCCAGGGAGGGTGATGTGGTCAACGTGGATCTCACCATCGACACCGAGGCGACGAGGCTCAGGCGCGAAGCTGTTGAGGTCCGCATCAAGAAGCTATTGCGTCGCAGGGAAGCCGACTACCGGGCGGGCCTGGACTGA
- a CDS encoding VanW family protein: MYGACMIRKSPRWRARPRSPSRRRAVMPSRNEEAQMRAKAQADANANANADANAYANAEGQEYAPTSHRRALSLRGRAWVAIAWAAVACIIVLILVAIAPAVVPVLRGVPEGPGGWSGGAEGEVGGEPGNGPAELVGPGGGGAGCGASGPSSGQPADAGQPVVVASFSTALEEGELTRNNNIRLAAEAIDGTRLAPGAVFSFNAIVGPRIREKGYQEAKVIVEGAAAPGIGGGICQVSTTLYNVALLAGMEILERHHHSRPVGYVPLGRDATVAEGSLDLKFRNPTRDTIILRAGVDGNRLLIEALAERPLGRKVEILTSIEEVVEPRVLDNPPVCGGARDAGTAFPSAIASGREGYKVLTWRVTHYLDEDGGGDQGQGGPKPATETRELISEDYYRPVDVPYIVHGANRYH; this comes from the coding sequence ATGTATGGTGCATGTATGATCCGGAAATCACCGCGGTGGCGGGCGCGTCCGAGATCGCCGTCGAGGAGGCGGGCGGTCATGCCCTCACGGAATGAGGAGGCCCAGATGCGTGCAAAGGCGCAGGCGGATGCGAATGCGAATGCGAATGCTGATGCTAATGCTTATGCTAATGCGGAAGGGCAGGAGTATGCGCCCACCTCGCATAGGCGGGCGCTCAGCCTGCGGGGGCGGGCTTGGGTTGCGATCGCCTGGGCTGCGGTTGCCTGTATCATCGTCTTGATCCTCGTTGCCATCGCCCCGGCTGTTGTCCCGGTCCTTCGCGGGGTTCCAGAGGGACCTGGCGGATGGTCGGGAGGTGCCGAGGGAGAGGTCGGGGGTGAGCCCGGGAATGGGCCGGCGGAATTGGTGGGGCCAGGCGGTGGTGGGGCTGGGTGCGGCGCCAGCGGGCCTTCGAGCGGCCAGCCTGCCGATGCTGGGCAGCCCGTTGTGGTTGCGAGCTTCTCGACCGCGCTCGAGGAGGGCGAGCTCACGCGCAACAATAACATCCGGCTCGCAGCGGAGGCCATAGACGGGACGAGGCTCGCCCCGGGCGCCGTTTTTTCGTTTAACGCTATAGTCGGCCCCCGCATACGGGAGAAGGGGTACCAGGAGGCGAAGGTCATTGTCGAGGGTGCGGCCGCGCCTGGCATCGGAGGTGGAATCTGCCAGGTTTCTACAACGCTTTACAACGTGGCGCTCCTGGCGGGCATGGAGATTCTCGAGCGGCATCACCACTCCAGGCCCGTCGGTTATGTGCCGCTCGGCCGGGATGCGACTGTTGCAGAAGGAAGCCTGGATCTGAAATTTCGGAATCCGACGAGGGATACCATAATCCTCAGGGCGGGGGTGGACGGTAATCGCTTGCTCATCGAGGCTCTGGCGGAGAGGCCTTTAGGGAGGAAAGTGGAGATACTCACATCGATCGAGGAGGTCGTGGAGCCCAGGGTGCTTGATAACCCCCCTGTCTGTGGTGGCGCCCGGGATGCCGGCACGGCGTTCCCGAGCGCGATCGCAAGCGGGCGCGAAGGCTACAAGGTCCTGACATGGCGGGTAACCCATTACCTGGACGAGGACGGGGGCGGGGACCAGGGTCAGGGTGGCCCAAAGCCGGCGACAGAGACCAGGGAGCTTATCTCAGAGGATTACTACAGGCCCGTGGATGTTCCATACATAGTTCATGGTGCTAACAGGTATCATTAA